The following coding sequences are from one Schizosaccharomyces osmophilus chromosome 1, complete sequence window:
- the dbs2 gene encoding Usp (universal stress protein) family protein encodes MSSRTYGGNSLASALDEERLEVLKWMKEREEQKYRELCLDYDPVIRDYCFIKPGDEGFRVKSEDITSLPHYKNPPTSNEYKKDKEKSTQEEEKRKNIPSENSKSLAKSSSKVSDVLASPLFSTDSPPNTSHKRHSFSSVSSKSSSTDQAYAALHPYGGSELKKSPEPNHQRSVSFGSMPASSSSLSPLQIPSTSATTAKHFSPKEPAKTYNKSNTTPSSPVTKLSTSPKDTPLVSPNIPHFVVSPPSISSTSENRRTNKDEIGSPLGTENLLDENGEPLHLARSLPSSSSEDEDEDDDFSSHSEAEGLQSTSRPQVSIDESPKLSQPLVSKRGKTSKRSRLRKLVGAPLSKSKSNFSDDSHRKVDANVLRRSRSNPSLYTAHELRSEPVRPNTNFVSTHVDNWYGSDQEEIEQDLRIAKNLQLNIGPTRWIPSASRTIRRIRRGDFHSAASNSKRNSTYFLTLDLSSESLYAAEWAVGVLLRKGDTLIIVDVIECDDPKLEMEHMESTQMETLEKVTKSILKLLSKTVLEIEVNIEVIHHEKAKHLIVEMIDYVEPTLVVMGSRGRSHLKGVLLGSFSNYLVNKSSVPVMVARKRLRKNKHRFERSARLANNLADAIVDEVGR; translated from the exons ATGTCATCGAGGACATATGGTGGTAATTCGCTGGCATCAGCGCTAGATGAAGAAAGACTAGAAGTTCTAAAATGGATGAAAGAAAGGGAGGAACAGAAGTATCGCGAGTTATGCCTTGACTATGATCCGGTAATCCGTGATTACTGTTTTATTAAACCCGGTGATGAAGGATTCCGAGTAAAGTCGGAGGATATAACTTCTTTACCTCATTACAAAAACCCTCCTACATCAAACGAATACAAGAAGgacaaagagaaaagtactcaagaagaggaaaaaagaaaaaacatacCGTCCGAGAATTCAAAATCGCTTGCCAAGTCAAGCAGCAAGGTCTCCGATGTGTTGGCCTCTCCATTATTTTCTACTGATTCCCCTCCGAATACATCGCATAAGCGGCATTCATTCTCCAGTGTATCCTCAAAGTCATCTTCAACCGACCAAGCATATGCTGCTCTGCATCCTTATGGCGGTTCGGAGCTGAAGAAGTCCCCCGAGCCGAATCATCAGCGAAgtgtttcttttggtagTATGCCCgcgtcttcttcttccctttCTCCTCTACAGATTCCTTCTACGAGTGCAACAACAGCAAAGCATTTCTCTCCAAAGGAACCAGCGAAAACATATAACAAGTCCAATACTACTCCAAGCTCGCCAGTGACCAAGCTTTCCACGTCCCCAAAAGATACCCCTTTAGTAAGCCCGAATATTCCtcattttgttgtttctCCTCCTTCTATCTCCTCGACTTCTGAAAATCGCAGGACGAACAAGGATGAAATAGGTTCTCCATTGGGAACAGAGAATTTGCTTGATGAAAATGGAGAACCTCTCCATTTAGCTCGTTCTTTAccttcttcgtcttcgGAAGACGAAGACGAAGATGATGACTTTTCTTCTCATTCAGAAGCTGAAGGATTACAAAGTACAAGCAGACCTCAAGTATCTATCGACGAATCTCCAAAACTTTCTCAACCTCTAGTTAgcaaaagaggaaaaacgAGTAAAAGAAGTCGTCTCCGGAAATTGGTAGGCGCTCCTTtatcaaaaagtaaatcGAATTTTAGCGATGACTCACATAGGAAAGTAGATGCTAACGTTTTACGCCGATCTCGCTCTAATCCAAGTCTTTATACAGCACATGAGCTCAGGTCCGAACCTGTACGCCCGAATACGAATTTTGTATCAACGCACGTCGATAATTGGTACGGTTCTgaccaagaagaaatcgagCAAGACCTGCGTATAGCCAAAAACTTGCAATTGAATATTGGTCCAACCCGATGGATTCCTAGCGCCAGTCGAACAATCCGACGGATTCGCAGAGGAGATTTTCACAGCGCAGCTAGTAACTCAAAACGAAATAGTACTTACTTTCTTACATTGGATTTATCCTCCGAAAGTTTGTACGCTGCTGAGTGGGCTGTTGGTGTCCTTTTACGAAAAGGTGATACTCTTATTATAGTCGATGTGATTGAATGTGATGATCCGAAATTAGAAATGGAACACATGGAGTCTACGCAGATGGAAACTTTAGAGAAAGTTACAAAGagtattttgaaattactTAGTAAAACAGTTCTCGAAATTGAAGTGAACATCGAAGTTATTCATCACGAGAAGGCCAAGCACTTAATTGTGGAAATG ATTGATTATGTCGAGCCGACTCTAGTTGTTATGGGCAGTCGTGGACGCAGTCATTTGAAAGGTGTACTGCTTGGTTCTTTCAGTAACTATTTGGTCAACAAG TCAAGCGTACCGGTAATGGTTGCTCGTAAACGGTTGCGAAAAAACAAGCACCGGTTTGAACGTTCAGCTCGCCTTGCCAATAATCTTGCTGATGCTATAGTAGATGAAGTGGGTCGCTAG
- the mug143 gene encoding Schizosaccharomyces specific protein Mug143: protein MFKNSVSPILKTLYKFPVQLPVFASRNKGIAIRAFTSKVKKTSSDQDFAVPSVDEEEDMLNNLMGNVKVKSAAEDGIAVEDVILKHPELLKDAPAPLRKAVEQTLAARKLKSGDKNPESS, encoded by the coding sequence ATGTTTAAGAATTCTGTTTCTCCAATTCTTAAAACGCTTTATAAATTTCCAGTGCAATTGCCTGTTTTTGCTTCCAGAAACAAGGGGATAGCCATTCGTGCATTCACCTCAaaagtgaagaaaacaTCTTCAGATCAAGACTTTGCGGTCCCTTCTGTTGACGAGGAAGAAGATATGCTTAATAATTTGATGGGGAACGTCAAGGTTAAATCTGCAGCAGAAGATGGCATTGCCGTTGAAGATGTTATTTTAAAGCACCCAGAGTTACTGAAAGATGCACCTGCTCCTTTAAGAAAAGCTGTAGAACAAACACTAGCCGCCAGAAAACTCAAGTCTGGAGACAAGAACCCAGAGTCTTCATAA
- the hul5 gene encoding HECT-type ubiquitin-protein ligase E3, with protein sequence MPLSFEGTFKAKRNVNLGGKRNTNDRGELVRKAAIERKNREERRRTESVSIQLQSLSRGLLCRERLKNEFRSQWYETYLAAGAQKLDMSDWDKLQECIQQFVIFADPQLDFEAFRSIIYDLLSSLHREVTPNDSTSSKHNPNKLDDKVEESELSRLCTVKSKVSVLGFPWVWQRFTTLCLKSFRNILQISKEARLDSDLCLLLETLGYLSVFLEVHEMSDYYDCLMTFYEYFHLQKEFSNFRSSFVFCLFSPLDETKDNYNRVQQFFIFHIFTRRSYESLLGDISSSLVVSKVFPSMSFSKEEDIMSSLLSLDTSKLFCMGGACLHLLHTEVESSFLWFFSSLVLDALYTHSENSVINRFNAPIDLDDDEDEEYSFVQDYYTHIQLVAKQFGNLLTSQILSVQRVFAEALSSNFITKVFSEITSTTILSVSHFFSSILKLFPSNRTSILMYVSLIDHLRVEPNMSFVQYSWDIFTKSPIFSLFSKKVDVKSIMQTDSAYWHQLQFLLDVYSRMLFTMIDEEFHSVQHNPLYNVREELCILLKNFVLGLYWDVNTSKEVNDNSLVDVTQLRVSSTSLLQRLFRINYRKPYVRDNMFLMEEYFNLTEFEAGALQEAQSASNMDVDLSSGMKVDNYNESRPKLNILNNCSFFLPFRFRIHLLQQLITMDKQANGFIQPFGHLKHAVIRRNRIFDDGFDAFYNLGKMFKGSIRITFVDEHGVVEEGIDGGGLTKEFLTSICKTVFDINYGLFSETKAHLLYPNTHGYAQDIERLRCYEFLGMLIGKCIYEGIQIDAAFAAFFVSKWLGHPSYFDDLTSLDNNLYEGLIFLKNYDGDVENDLALNFTVVHEEFGVRNVIELIPNGGNVAVTNDNRLQYIHLISNYYLNARLSKQCRAFTNGFTQIIDPHWLAMFHENEIHVLVGGDPVPIDVNDLKKNTVYAGGYDLNSPTIQMFWEVLRELDEEDKRNFVKFVTSVARPPILGFKALMPAFCIRTNGEDESRLPTASTCVNLLKLPIYTSKQTLKEKLIVSVRSGGGFGFS encoded by the exons gcaaaaagaaacgtcAATTTAGGCGGAAAACGCAACACAAACGATCGTGGTGAATTGGTAAGAAAAGCTGCGATTGAACGTAAAAATCGCGAGGAAAGACGTAGAACAGAGTCTGTGTCTATTCAGTTGCAGTCTCTTTCCCGTGGACTTCTTTGCAGGGAACGattaaagaatgaattcCGCTCACAATGGTACGAAACTTACTTAGCGGCCGGTGCGCAAAAGCTCGACATGTCGGACTGGGATAAATTGCAAGAATGTATTCAGCaatttgttatttttgCTGACCCTCAACTggattttgaagcttttcgGAGCATAATCTATGATTTGCTTAGTTCTTTGCATCGTGAAGTTACCCCCAATGATTCAACGTCTTCGAAACATAACCCAAATAAACTGGATGATAAGGTCGAGGAATCAGAACTGTCAAGGCTTTGTACAGTTAAGTCAAAAGTCTCTGTTCTCGGTTTTCCATGGGTATGGCAACGATTTACCACCCTTTGTTTGAAGTCATTTAGAAACATACTTCAAATAAGTAAGGAAGCTAGACTTGATTCAGATTTATGTCTCTTGTTGGAAACTTTAGGATATCTTTCTGTCTTTCTTGAAGTTCATGAAATGTCTGATTACTACGATTGTTTAATGACCTTTTACGAATATTTTCAccttcaaaaagaattctcCAACTTCAGGAGTTCGTTtgtcttttgtcttttcagCCCGCTTGATGAGACAAAAGATAATTATAATAGAGTTCAACAATTCTTTATCTTTCATATTTTTACGCGCCGCTCTTATGAATCTTTGCTTGGTGATATTTCATCAAGCTTGgttgtttcaaaagtatttcCTTCAAtgtctttttccaaagaggAAGATATTATGTCTTCTCTATTAAGCTTGGACACttcaaaattattttgTATGGGAGGTGCCTGCCTTCATTTGTTACATACAGAAGTTgaatcttcatttttatgGTTTTTTTCCTCACTAGTTTTGGACGCCCTTTATACACATTCTGAAAATTCTGTCATAAATCGCTTCAATGCTCCTATAGACTTGGACGACGACGAGGATGAGGAATATTCATTCGTCCAAGACTATTATACCCATATACAACTCGTTGCTAAGCAATTTGGAAATTTGTTAACCTCACAAATACTTAGCGTGCAACGAGTTTTTGCTGAAGCTTTATCATCCAACTTTATAACCAAGGTCTTCTCTGAGATTACGAGTACTACTATATTAAGTGTTTCACATTTTTTCTCATCTATACTAAAGCTATTTCCCTCAAATCGCACTTCGATATTGATGTACGTATCCTTAATCGACCATTTACGCGTAGAACCGAACATGTCGTTCGTGCAATATTCTTGGGACATATTTACCAAATCTCCCATATTTTCGTTATTCTCAAAAAAGGTTGATGTCAAGAGTATTATGCAAACTGATTCAGCTTATTGGCATCAACTTCAGTTCCTGCTTGACGTTTACTCTCGAATGTTGTTTACAATGATTGACGAAGAATTTCATAGCGTCCAGCACAATCCGTTATATAATGTGCGAGAAGAACTAtgcattcttttgaaaaattttgttttgggGTTATACTGGGATGTTAACACATCAAAAGAAGTTAATGATAACTCATTGGTAGATGTAACTCAGCTTAGGGTTTCTTCAACATCTCTGCTTCAAAGACTCTTTCGGATCAATTATCGAAAACCATATGTACGAGATAATATGTTTTTGATGGAAGAGTATTTCAACTTGACCGAATTCGAAGCAGGAGCCCTGCAAGAGGCACAGTCTGCTTCAAATATGGATGTAGATCTATCTTCCGGCATGAAAGTTGATAACTACAATGAATCAAGACCAAAACTAAATATACTAAACAATTGCTCCTTTTTCTTGCCATTCCGTTTTCGCATCCATTTACTTCAACAGCTTATAACAATGGATAAGCAGGCAAATGGATTCATACAGCCATTTGGTCATTTAAAGCATGCAGTTATTCGCCGAAACCGAATTTTTGATGACGGCTTTGATGCGTTTTATAATCTAGGAAAAATGTTTAAAGGATCCATTCGTATCACTTTTGTGGACGAACATGGCGTAGTAGAGGAAGGAATTGACGGAGGTGGATTGACGAAAGAATTTTTAACAAG TATATGCAAAACTGTTTTTGATATCAATTATGGTTTATTTAGCGAAACGAAGGCGCATCTACTGTATCCCAACACACATGGATATGCACAAGATA TTGAGCGACTACGTTGCTACGAATTCTTAGGAATGCTGATCGGCAAGTGCATATATGAAGGAATTCAGATAGACGCCGCATTTGCTGcatttttcgtttcaaaGTGGCTAGGTCATCCTAGTTATTTTGATGATTTGACAAGTTTGGATAACAATTTGTATGAAGGGTTAATATTCCTTAAAAATTATGACGGTGATGTAGAAAACGATTTGGCCCTAAACTTCACGGTCGTTCATGAAGAATTTGGTGTTCGCAATGTCATTGAATTGATTCCCAATGGAGGAAACGTGGCAGTAACAAACGACAACCGGTTACAATACATTCATTTAATTTCTAATTACTATTTGAATGCACGTTTATCAAAGCAATGCCGAGCATTTACAAATGGGTTTACGCAAATTATTGATCCTCACTGGCTGGCCATGTTCCATGAAAACGAGATTCATGTTTTGGTAGGAGGAGATCCGGTACCTATCGATGTGaatgatttgaaaaagaacacgGTTTATGCTGGAGGTTATGATTTGAATTCTCCTACTATTCAAATGTTTTGGGAAGTGCTTCGAGAgcttgatgaagaagataaGCGGAATTTTGTTAAGTTTGTCACGAGTGTTGCCAGACCACCAATTTTAGGCTTTAAGGCTCTTATGCCAGCGTTCTGCATTCGGACGAATGGCGAAGATGAATCCAGACTTCCTACTGCAAG CACATGCGTAAACTTGTTAAAGTTACCTATATATACATCTAAACAGACGTTAAAAGA AAAATTAATTGTATCTGTTCGTTCTGGAGGTGGTTTTGGATTCAGTTGA